AACATATAAAAAGTCGATGCTAAAATCATAAATTTAATTAATGTATTAGATTGTAATTGTTGCCATTCACCCTTCATTGTTAAAAGCATATTAATAGCTGATCCCCATGATGGTAAAATTAAAACAATAGACATTACAGAACCCATAGTTTGGAGCCAATCTGGAACAGTTGCATAAATAAGGTGGTGTCCACCAGCCCATAAATAAACAAACATTAATCCCCAGAAAGCTAATATAGATAACTTATATGAATAAACATTTTGTCCTGACTCTTTTGGCAAAAAGTAGTAAATTAAAGCAATAATTGGAACAGTAAATACAAATGCAACTGCATTATGCCCATACCACCATTGCACTAATGCATCATTTGTACCTGAATACATAGATACTGAGTGCATCCATGAACCATAACCAGAATATAAAGCAGTAGGTATTTCCATGTTATTAAATAAATATAACATGGCAATACCCATAAAAGTAGCTATAAAATACCAGATTGAAACATATAGTGTTCTCTCCCTTCTAATACCAATTAATCCAAAAATACTAACACCCCATAATACCCACCAAAGTACTATAATTATATCTATAGGCCACTCTAATTCAGCATACTCTTTTGAAGTTGTGTATCCAGCTACTAGTGTAACAACTGCTAAAAGAATTGTGATGAAGTAAAGAACAAAATGTAATTTACCAATAAACATTAAAAATGGTGATTCCCTCAAAGAAACTTTTAAAATTCTTTGAGCCATATAATACCATCCAGCAAAAATACCGCTTAAGGTAAAGCCAAATATAACAGTATTTGTGTGTAAAGGTCTTAATCTACTAAAAGTACCATATTCTCCAGCTAAATTACTTAAATGGGGGAAAGCCATTTGAAAGGCTAAGGTAACACCAACTATCATACCTAAAATACCAAATAAAATTGCGGTAAAGGTAAAGGCTTTTGCAACTGAGTAATCGTACTCAACTCGTGCATTCTTTTGCATCAAGTTACTCCTTTTATTAATATACAAGTTCTAATTTGTGAAATCTTATTATTTGAATAGTAAATCAAAATTTGGAATTCACCAAGTATTTAATTTTTTATACATGGATTTAGTGTCAATTTGGTGGCATAATAATCTTTTTTGATAATTTAACTTTAAATGTCAGTATTTTGGGCATAAAAAAAGGGTCTCTAAAATAGAGACCCTTTTAGGTAATAGTGAACTATTACAGTCTAGATTCGTATCTTCTAAGCATATACAATCTTTTAAGCATTTTTTTCTTAGCATTAATTTTTTGTTTCTTTCTCTTTTCAGTCATAGGTTCAAAAAATCTTCTTGCTCTTGTTTCAGTAACGATTAGGTTTCTGTCACATTGCTTTTTAAATCTTCTATAAGCTTCGTCGAATGATTCGCTATCTTTAACTTTAATACCTGGCACTATAATCACCCTCTTTCTTTTAAAATTTAGGGTTGCATTATATTTAAATAATACTTAATTTCAATTTAACCATATTTTGATATAATCACTTAATTAAAGAATATGAGGAAGAACCTTGGATTTAACACATTTAGATGAAAATAATAGACCTAAAATGGTAGATGTATCTGATAAAAAAGATAGTACAAGAGTAGCAATTGCTTCTGGACAAATATCTATGTCCCAAGAAGCTTATAATGCAATTATAAGTAATAATACTAAAAAAGGTCCAGTTCTTCAAACAGCTGTTATTGCTTCAATTATGGGTGTAAAAAAGACAAGTGAATTAATTCCTATGTGTCATCCCTTATTATTAAGTGGAATAAATTGTGATGTAGAAGAATTGCCTAGCTTACCTGGTTTCAAATTAATTGTAACTGCTAAACTAAATGGACAAACTGGTGTAGAAATGGAAGCTCTAACGGGTACAAGTATAGGTTTACTTACCATATATGATATGGTAAAGGCTATTGATAAATCAATGGTTATTTCAAATATTCAATTAGAGAGTAAATCTGGTGGGAAAAGTGGGGATTTTAAGCGATGATTGATTTAAATGAACATAAATTAGAACTTGATTATCCATGCAATTGGATATACAAAGTTGTTGTTGTTGAAACTGTTAATATAAAAAAAGTTGTAAAAGAAGTTATAACAGAAAGAGAACATAAATTAACTGAGTCAAAAGTTAGCTCAAAGGGAAAATTTAAAAGTTACACTTTAGATTTACTTGTTCATAATGAAGATGATAGAAAGATGATTTATGAATTATTAGGCAATCACAGTGATGTAAAAATGGTTTTATAAAGAAGAAAAAATGAATAGAAGAGAGTTCTTAGACAAAGCAAAAAATTTAGCAATTTGTTCAACAATATATCCAATAATTGGTAGTGCAGATTCTACTGACATTTTTGAAGAGAAAAGCTTTTCTCCCAAAGATATGATACCTATAACTAATAGTATTAATAATATATCAAAAGATGTTTTTCTAGAAGAAAAATACCATGTACCTTTTAGAAATGTTCAAAAAAAGATTAATTATATTCAACACTATGTTGGATATGGAAATTTTAATATAATATCTTTTGATGAAGCTATAAATATTTTGAGATATTCTAAAGATTATACAATTTTTACAAAAGAAGAGTTAGCTTTTATTGAACATATTTTTTATTATGAACCAACATATCATGGTTTTTATGGAGATAGAACAACTAATGACTTAACTGCATCAATTAATAAAAAAGAGATAGAAAAAATCCCATATACAGGTCATTATATCTTCAAAGGAAAACCTAAAGAAGCATATTTAAAAATGAAAAATGATATTGGACCAACTATTTATTTAACTTCAGGAGTACGATCAGTTGTTAAACAAATGAAACTATTTTTGGATAAATTAGATTCTGTGGACCTTAATTTATCTATGGCTTCACGATCAATTGCCCCACCTGCCTTTACATATCACTCAGTTGGAGATTTTGATGTTGGAAAAAAAGGTCTAGGAGCAGCAAACTTTACAGAAAAGTTTTCATATACAAGTGAATTTTCACAAATGAAAACATTAAAATATATTGATATGAGATATACAATTGGAAATAAGGATGGGGTAAGGTATGAACCTTGGCATGTTAAAGTTATTTAGAGTTTTATTAGTTTTTTTATTTTTGCAGAATTTATATGCGCATAGTAGCGATTTAAATTTTAAATTTATTAAAAAAGGTGTACAAGATGATAATACACTTTTAATAGTAGGTGGTATTCAAGGTGATGAGCCTGGTGGTTTTATGGCTGCATCTTTAATCGCAACACATTATGAGATAACAAAAGGTTCTGTTTGGATTGTTCCTAATTTAAATTTTACATCTATTATTGAAAGATCACGAGGTCCTTTTGGAGATATGAATAGAAAATTTGCATATATTTCTAAAGAAGACCCTGATTATGTTGATGTGGAAAGAATAAAAGAGTTAATAAAAAAGCCTGAAGTAAAACTAATAGTAAATTTACATGATGGAAGTGGATATTTTAGAAAAAAATTTATAGATAATTATCATTCTCCTTATAGATGGGGTCAAAGTTCAATTATTGATCAATCTAAGGTAAATGTTCCAGTATATGGAAATCTTGCTGAAATCAGTAAAGAAGTTTGTGAAAAAGTAAATGCACATTTGATTAGAAAAGAAGACATTTATCATACTCACAATACAAAAACAAAACTTGGTGATAAGGAGATGGAAAAAACATTAACTTATTATGCGATAAACAATGGCAAAGCAGCTTTTGGGAATGAAGCAAGTAAAGAATTACCTGTTCATGAACGAACTTATTATCATCTTTTGGCTCTTGAAAAGTATATGGATATTATGGGAATAGAGTTTAAAAGAAAATTTGATTTACAACCACTTGCCCTAAGAGATGTAATAGATAATGATATTTATATCTCATTTTACGATGATAAAATAAAAATACCTTTATCAGATATAAGAAATTATATAAGTTATTTCCCGACAAAAAAAGATGGAAAGATAGATTTTAAACCAAGTAGTCCCGTAATGACTGTAATAAAAAATGGCAATTCTACTTATTCAATACATTATGGAAATAGAAGATTATCTATTTTAGAACCAGACTATTTGGATGTAAGTGAAAAAAAAGAAGATATAAAATTTAAAATTGATGGTAAAGAAAAACAAGTAAAAATTGGTTCTTTAGTTGATGTTTCAAATAGTTTTTTAGTTTATCCAAATGATTATAGGGTAAATGTTATTGGATATGTTAACAAAGCTCATAAAAATGAATCTGGTCTTGAAATTGAAAAAGATGAAATTTTACAAAGATTTTCATTAGATGTAAAAGGACAAATATATAGAGTAGAATTCTATAATAAAGATGATAATAAGTTCGCAGGAATGGTATTGGTGAAGTTCCCAAAAAAGCTTTATGAAGAGGTAGTTTTAAATGAGGCTGGCGTAAAACCAGCTTCATTATAAAATATTATAAATCAACTAGCTCTTTTTTTATTTTCTCTTGATTTATTTTTTTGATGGCAGATTTGTAAAGTTCTTCAACTCTGTCTATCTTCTCATCAATTAATTCACAAATTTGTTCAAAATCTTGTCCTTCTTCGGAAGCTACAAAAACTTTATACTCTTTTTTTGTAAATTTTCTTTTTAAAATTTCTTTTAACTCTGTTTCATCTTTTAATTCTCCAACAAGTTTCTCTATATTGCAGATTAGAGCCTTCTTAAAATTCATTTACTTTATTCCTTTATCCAATCATTTAAATTTGTTATGTCATCGTATGAAGTCATATCTAACATTATAGGAGAAATAGAGATAAAATTTGCTTTTATGGCTTCAAAATCACAATTTAATTTTTCACTCTCTTCCCAAATCAAAGGATGAAGCCCTATCCAATAAAACTCTTCACCTCTTGGACTAAGGTGCCTGTGGGTGTCATTCCCATATATTCTATATCCAGCTTTTGTTATTTTAAAGCCTTGACAATCATCCTCATGTATTGGAGGAATATTAATATTTAAAAATTTTCTATCTTCTAAAGGAAATTCCTTCTTAAATATTTTTTTAACAATTGTAGCGATTGCTTTTTTTGCTAAGTTAAAATCTTCTTTTGGATCAATACCACCTGGCAAGTCATTAAATACTTGTGATATTGCAATTGCTGGAATCCCTTGCAAAGTAGCTTCCATTGCAGCAGCTGCTGTTCCACTATATGTAATATCTTCTCCCATGTTAGAGCCAATGTTTATTCCACTTATTACTAAATCAGGTTTATAGCCTTCTTTAAATAAGTTATTTAGAGAAATAAATACACAATCTGTTGGTGTTCCATCATCAATTTTGTAATAATCATCATCCACATTAATCATTCTAAGTGGTCTATCAAGAGTAAGTGAGTGACCACAAGCTGATTTATTTTTTGCAGGGGCAACTACAGTTAGTTTGGCTAAAGGACTTAGTGCTTTTATTAATGCTTTTAATCCTACTGCATCAAATCCATCATCATTTGTTAAAAGTATTTGTTTCATTATGCTATAAAAACTCCATTTAGTGATTTTATTAAACCTTCTATGTTTGAAGTTACTTTAAATCCAGTATCAAGTTCAATATCGGCTAGTTTTGATTTTACCAATAGTTTTAATTCTCGTTTACCTTGATTATGTGCAATAATTTCAAAAAGGTCATACATGATTTTATCATCATCTGTAAAGTTAACTGCTACTGTTATTGGGGGCTCTTCTATTGCTTTTTGTTTTCTTTTAATTTTTTCTTTTCTTGCTTCTTTTAAGGTCTCTATTTTTCTTAAACTGATTCTAGTAAATTGATCATCTTTTGAAATTCGTACTTTAAAAGCAATAGGTTCAGTTAAGTCAAAATCTTCTCTTAACTCTTTTAATCTATCTTCAAATAGCATTAATTCTATATTTCCATGTAAATCCATAAGGTTTAAAATGGCAAATTTATTACCTTTTTTAGAGATTCTTTCATTAATTGTTTCAACTTTTCCTATAAAAAGGGCTTCACTTCCATCTCCTAAATCTTCTATTTCAGAAGAGAGGGTATAGTTTATTCCATCTAATTGTTCCCTATATTCATCAAGTGGATGCCCTGATACATAAAATCCTAAAGATTGTTTTTCTAATTCTAAAAGATCTTTTAATTCATACTCTTCAAATTTTTCTAATTGAACTTCAACTTTTGTAAGTTCTTTAGAATCTCCAAAAAGTGACCCTGTTGCCATTTTCTTAGCAGCCATTGCTTTTCCAACAGTTTCATTTATGGTCTCAATTTGTTCTAAAATTGATCGTCTAGAATATCCAAACGTATCAAATCCACCAGCTTTTGCTAAAGATTCAAATACTCTTTTATTTACTTTACTTCCATCAACTCTTGAGATGAAATCTGCAAAATCCTCAAAGTTTCCATTTTCATTCCGCTCTTTTAAAATAGATTTAATAGCAACATCTCCAGCACCTTTAATGGCACCCATTCCAAACATTACTACTTCTTGTCCATCAATCTTTTTAGGAGCAAATACTAGGTCTGATTTATTGATATCTGGTGGGAAAAGGTCTAGTTTTAATCTTTTTACTTCATCCACATATTTTACAACTTTATCTGTATTATCTTTTTCTAGTGTTAAAAGTGCAGCCATAAATTCTGATGGATAATATTTTTTCAAATAAGAAGTATAAAATGTCACAAGTGCATAAGCCGCTGAGTGAGATTTATTAAATCCATATCCGGCAAATTTTACAATCAGGTCGAACAGTTCTTCACAATGTTCTTTAACAAAGCCTTTTTTTACTCCACCAATAGCAAACTCACCCTTTAGTCTATCCATCTCTTCTTTAATCTTTTTACCCATTGCCCGTCTAACTAAATCGGCACCACCAAGGCTAAATCCACCAATTGATTGTACGATTTGCATAACTTGCTCTTGATAAACAATAACCCCATAGGTTGTTTCAAGTATTGGTCTTAATGGCGCATCAAACTCATCATAGAAATAGTTAATCTCTTCACGACCATGTTTCCTATCAATAAAGTCATCAAGCATACCTGACTCCATTGGTCCTGGTCTATAAAGTGCAAGAACGGCGATAATATCCTCAAAGTTTGATGGTTTTAATCTTTTACATAAATCTTGCATACCATCTGACTCTATTTGAAATAATCCAATTGTATTTCCTGTTTGAATTAAGTCGTAAACACCTTTGTCATTTACATCCACGGTTAAGAAATTTACTCTTTTACCATGTCTTTGCTCTATTAGTTTATTTGCTTCTTCAATAACGGTTAGGGTCTTTAGACCCAAGAAGTCAAATTTGATTAAATCAACATCTTCTACGTATTTACCGTTGTATTGGGTCGCAAGAGTTTCCATCCCTGATGGTTTAAATAGGGGTGTTTTATTCCAAAGTGGTTCATTTGAAATAACAACTCCCGCTGCGTGAGTTCCTGCATTTCTATTTAGTCCTTCAAGGGCTATTGCAAAATCCCAAACTCTTTTTGCTTGGGGATTTGAATCACAAAGTTCTTTTATCTTTGGTTCTTTTTCATATGAAGATGTTAAGTTGATTCCCAGTTCATCTGGAATAAGTTTTGCCATCGCATCAGCTTGAGAATAGGGCATATCCAGAACTCTAGCAACATCTCTAATTACCCCTTTTGCAAGTAATTTACCAAAGGTAATGATTTGTGCAACATTGGCTCTTCCATATTTTTCAATTACATAATCAAGAATTTCTTGACGTCTAGCTTGACAGAAATCCATATCGATATCTGGCATAGATACTCTTTCTGGATTTAGGAATCTCTCAAAAAGTAAACCATAAGGTAAAGGGTCAATATCCGTAATAGCAAGGGAAAAGGCAACTAAACTTCCAGCAGCAGAACCCCTTCCAGGCCCAACTGGTATTCTCATCTGTTTTGCAGCAATTACGAAATCCCAAACGATAAGCATATATCCTGGGAATTTCATACTATTAATGATGTCTATTTCTACTTGCAATCTATCTTTATACTCTTGATGTCTCTCTTGGGGTACTATCTCAAGTCTTTTTTCTAAGCCTTTCCAACACTCATGTATAAATAATATTTTATCATTTTCTAATGAGTATTCTAATTCTGGCTCTGGTAGAGTTAAGCCTTGTTCAAGTGATTTTTCCCTTGTAAATTTGAAGTTAGGAGGAGTTGGGTCTCCTAGTTTTATCTCTAAGTTACATTTTTCAACTATCTCTTGGGTTGCAGCTATTGTTTCTGGAATATCTGCATATAGTTTTGAAATTTGCTCTGATGATTTTAAATAAAACTCATGAACACTATGTCTTAGTCTATTTGGATCATCATAAAGTTTATTCATAGCAATACACATAAAAGCTTCATGTGCTTGGGCATCTTTTTGTTTTAAGTAATGAGTATCATTTGTGGCAACAACTTTTATACCTGTTTCTTTTGATATTCTTAAAATTTGGTCATCAATAAAATGTTGGTCAGAAATACCATGTCTCATAATTTCTAAGTAAAAATCATCACCAAATATCTCTTTATACTCTAAAGCAATTTTTTTTGCTTCTTCATAACCTTTTGCACCATTTTTTACATTTCTCTCACTTTGAGTATTTAGGTGCCAGTTTACTTCACCTTGTAAACAAGCTGCACTACACACAAGTCCTTCACTATTTTCTCTTAATATTTTTTTATTAATTCTAGGGTAATAATAGAACCCATGCATATAAGCTTGACTAGTCAAAAACATCAAGTTTTTGTAGCCTTTTTCATTTTTTGCATATAAGCATAGGTGAAATCTTTTTCTATGTGATTTATCATCTAATTCTTCAGAATTGTGAATATAAGCTTCCATACCAATAATTGGTTTGATGCCTTCTGCTTTCATAGCTTTATAAAAATCAATAGCTCCAAACATATTACCATGGTCTGTCATGGCAACACTTTTCATTCCTAAAGCTTTGATTTTTTTTGCTAAATCTTTTATTTTATTAGCACCATCTAAGAGCGAATATTCTGTGTGTAGGTGTAAGTGCGTGAATTCTGGTATTTGTGACATAATGATTCTTTTCTTGGATATTTATTAGGGGATTATAACTTAAAGAATCTATTATTTAAATGAATTTAAATGATTACTTGCTTCTTTATATCCTAGCTTAAATAGTTCATCCAATCCATCAAAAGTAAACATTTTTGTCTCTCTTAATTCATTGGTTGTGATATAAATATCTGTATGTTTTATTGCATAATCAATATTTAGATGCCAAGTTTTAAATATTCTTTTTTTTACTAAATTTATTGGATTGTAATTTTTTTGCAAACTTCTTTCTTTTCTTGGTAGAAGGTCAAGGGCACAGATTTTATAATTTTTATTTAATAGTGGTTCAACTGGTATATTATTTAACAATCCCCCATCAAATAATTTTCTATTCTCAAATTTTAAAGGTTTGAATAATGGAATCAAAGCAGAAGAAGCTATACATAAGTTCACTACATCACCTTTATCATAATAGATTAGCTCTTTATTTTTGTAATCATAAACACAAATATATAAAGGTTTTGGAATATCTTCTATTTTAGCTATTGGCAATAACTCTTTTATTAAAGGATTTGTTGTATCGATTTTAAGTAAACCATTTAGATAAGGGTTAAATTTTATACATTTCTTTAGCTCTTTTGATTTGAATATTTTTAATTGTTCTAAAGGAGAGATTCCACTTGCATATGAAGCTGCAATTATTGAGCCAATTGAACTTCCACTAAAAGCTTCAAACTTAATATTTTGTTCATCAAAAAAAGCTAATGCACCTAAATGAAAAGCACCTCTTGCTGCTCCACCACTTAGGCAAAGTGCCAATTTAGTCATGTTTTTTACCAAGTAATAATTTCAAATTTACCCTCATAAGTCTCCACAAGTGCAGTGCATGATTCGACCCAATCACCACAGTTTTTATATTCAATTCCTTCTATATCTCTTTGTTCTGCTTTATGAATATGTCCACAAATGATACCATCATAACCTTTGTGTTTTGCATGGTTAGTTAGAACTTTTTCAAAATCATTTATAAAATTAACAGAACTTTTTACATTATCTTTTATAAATTTTGATAGTGACCATTTTGAATTGATCTTAAAAGTCTTTCTTATTCTATTTATTATAAAGTTTATATAAAGTAAAAAATCATATCCGTAATCTCCCAAAATAGCTAACCACTTTTTTGTCATAGTAATCGAATCAAAAAAATCACCATGGGTTACATAATAACTTTTTCCACTTATAGATATATACTCAAACTCATTAGAAACTTCTAAATTGTCTCCTAAAATAAGTGGAACAAAAGGTCTTAAAAATTCGTCGTGATTGCCAGTTATTAGGTACACATTTGTACCTTTTCTAGCTTTTCTTAGAACTTTTTGTATAACATCAGAATGGGCTTGAGGCCAAACAAATTTTCTTCTTATTGACCAACCGTCAATAATATCGCCTACTAAAAAAAGATTTTCACTTTCATTATCTTTTAAGAAGTCAATTAGCTTTTCAGCTTGAGAAAATCTTGTACCTAAATGTACATCTGATATAAATATTGATTTGTATTTCATAATTAGATTTTAATTATATATGGTTACATTATGGCATCATTTTAGTAATATTTTTGTAACCATTACTTGATAATATATTTGAATGAATAATGTAAATATAGTTTTATTTAGCGATACTGTTTATGACTTAAATGGAGTATCTCGATTTTTAAATGATTTTGCTAATATCTCAAAAGATGAATTTAAGATAATAACATCTACGAGAAAAAATGCCTTCTCACAAAAAAAATCTATTTATAATGTTAAACCTTTTTTTAAAATGTCTATGCCTTTTTATAAAGAGTTAGATTTAGTATTTCCAAATCCATTTAAAATGGCAAAATTATTAAAAAAACTCTCTCCAAATCTAGTGCATATTTCTACTCCTGGTCCTGTTGGAATAATAGGTTCAATCTTAGCTAGATTTTATAAAATACCAAAAGCTGGAATATATCATACTGATTTCCCTGCATACATATATAAAAATACAAACTCAAAAAT
This region of Arcobacter sp. F2176 genomic DNA includes:
- a CDS encoding cbb3-type cytochrome c oxidase subunit I, which gives rise to MQKNARVEYDYSVAKAFTFTAILFGILGMIVGVTLAFQMAFPHLSNLAGEYGTFSRLRPLHTNTVIFGFTLSGIFAGWYYMAQRILKVSLRESPFLMFIGKLHFVLYFITILLAVVTLVAGYTTSKEYAELEWPIDIIIVLWWVLWGVSIFGLIGIRRERTLYVSIWYFIATFMGIAMLYLFNNMEIPTALYSGYGSWMHSVSMYSGTNDALVQWWYGHNAVAFVFTVPIIALIYYFLPKESGQNVYSYKLSILAFWGLMFVYLWAGGHHLIYATVPDWLQTMGSVMSIVLILPSWGSAINMLLTMKGEWQQLQSNTLIKFMILASTFYM
- the moaC gene encoding cyclic pyranopterin monophosphate synthase MoaC; protein product: MDLTHLDENNRPKMVDVSDKKDSTRVAIASGQISMSQEAYNAIISNNTKKGPVLQTAVIASIMGVKKTSELIPMCHPLLLSGINCDVEELPSLPGFKLIVTAKLNGQTGVEMEALTGTSIGLLTIYDMVKAIDKSMVISNIQLESKSGGKSGDFKR
- the dnaE gene encoding DNA polymerase III subunit alpha; translated protein: MSQIPEFTHLHLHTEYSLLDGANKIKDLAKKIKALGMKSVAMTDHGNMFGAIDFYKAMKAEGIKPIIGMEAYIHNSEELDDKSHRKRFHLCLYAKNEKGYKNLMFLTSQAYMHGFYYYPRINKKILRENSEGLVCSAACLQGEVNWHLNTQSERNVKNGAKGYEEAKKIALEYKEIFGDDFYLEIMRHGISDQHFIDDQILRISKETGIKVVATNDTHYLKQKDAQAHEAFMCIAMNKLYDDPNRLRHSVHEFYLKSSEQISKLYADIPETIAATQEIVEKCNLEIKLGDPTPPNFKFTREKSLEQGLTLPEPELEYSLENDKILFIHECWKGLEKRLEIVPQERHQEYKDRLQVEIDIINSMKFPGYMLIVWDFVIAAKQMRIPVGPGRGSAAGSLVAFSLAITDIDPLPYGLLFERFLNPERVSMPDIDMDFCQARRQEILDYVIEKYGRANVAQIITFGKLLAKGVIRDVARVLDMPYSQADAMAKLIPDELGINLTSSYEKEPKIKELCDSNPQAKRVWDFAIALEGLNRNAGTHAAGVVISNEPLWNKTPLFKPSGMETLATQYNGKYVEDVDLIKFDFLGLKTLTVIEEANKLIEQRHGKRVNFLTVDVNDKGVYDLIQTGNTIGLFQIESDGMQDLCKRLKPSNFEDIIAVLALYRPGPMESGMLDDFIDRKHGREEINYFYDEFDAPLRPILETTYGVIVYQEQVMQIVQSIGGFSLGGADLVRRAMGKKIKEEMDRLKGEFAIGGVKKGFVKEHCEELFDLIVKFAGYGFNKSHSAAYALVTFYTSYLKKYYPSEFMAALLTLEKDNTDKVVKYVDEVKRLKLDLFPPDINKSDLVFAPKKIDGQEVVMFGMGAIKGAGDVAIKSILKERNENGNFEDFADFISRVDGSKVNKRVFESLAKAGGFDTFGYSRRSILEQIETINETVGKAMAAKKMATGSLFGDSKELTKVEVQLEKFEEYELKDLLELEKQSLGFYVSGHPLDEYREQLDGINYTLSSEIEDLGDGSEALFIGKVETINERISKKGNKFAILNLMDLHGNIELMLFEDRLKELREDFDLTEPIAFKVRISKDDQFTRISLRKIETLKEARKEKIKRKQKAIEEPPITVAVNFTDDDKIMYDLFEIIAHNQGKRELKLLVKSKLADIELDTGFKVTSNIEGLIKSLNGVFIA
- a CDS encoding M15 family metallopeptidase; amino-acid sequence: MNRREFLDKAKNLAICSTIYPIIGSADSTDIFEEKSFSPKDMIPITNSINNISKDVFLEEKYHVPFRNVQKKINYIQHYVGYGNFNIISFDEAINILRYSKDYTIFTKEELAFIEHIFYYEPTYHGFYGDRTTNDLTASINKKEIEKIPYTGHYIFKGKPKEAYLKMKNDIGPTIYLTSGVRSVVKQMKLFLDKLDSVDLNLSMASRSIAPPAFTYHSVGDFDVGKKGLGAANFTEKFSYTSEFSQMKTLKYIDMRYTIGNKDGVRYEPWHVKVI
- the rpsU gene encoding 30S ribosomal protein S21 yields the protein MPGIKVKDSESFDEAYRRFKKQCDRNLIVTETRARRFFEPMTEKRKKQKINAKKKMLKRLYMLRRYESRL
- a CDS encoding M99 family carboxypeptidase catalytic domain-containing protein → MLKLFRVLLVFLFLQNLYAHSSDLNFKFIKKGVQDDNTLLIVGGIQGDEPGGFMAASLIATHYEITKGSVWIVPNLNFTSIIERSRGPFGDMNRKFAYISKEDPDYVDVERIKELIKKPEVKLIVNLHDGSGYFRKKFIDNYHSPYRWGQSSIIDQSKVNVPVYGNLAEISKEVCEKVNAHLIRKEDIYHTHNTKTKLGDKEMEKTLTYYAINNGKAAFGNEASKELPVHERTYYHLLALEKYMDIMGIEFKRKFDLQPLALRDVIDNDIYISFYDDKIKIPLSDIRNYISYFPTKKDGKIDFKPSSPVMTVIKNGNSTYSIHYGNRRLSILEPDYLDVSEKKEDIKFKIDGKEKQVKIGSLVDVSNSFLVYPNDYRVNVIGYVNKAHKNESGLEIEKDEILQRFSLDVKGQIYRVEFYNKDDNKFAGMVLVKFPKKLYEEVVLNEAGVKPASL
- a CDS encoding UDP-2,3-diacylglucosamine diphosphatase produces the protein MKYKSIFISDVHLGTRFSQAEKLIDFLKDNESENLFLVGDIIDGWSIRRKFVWPQAHSDVIQKVLRKARKGTNVYLITGNHDEFLRPFVPLILGDNLEVSNEFEYISISGKSYYVTHGDFFDSITMTKKWLAILGDYGYDFLLYINFIINRIRKTFKINSKWSLSKFIKDNVKSSVNFINDFEKVLTNHAKHKGYDGIICGHIHKAEQRDIEGIEYKNCGDWVESCTALVETYEGKFEIITW
- a CDS encoding YbeD family protein, which gives rise to MIDLNEHKLELDYPCNWIYKVVVVETVNIKKVVKEVITEREHKLTESKVSSKGKFKSYTLDLLVHNEDDRKMIYELLGNHSDVKMVL
- the surE gene encoding 5'/3'-nucleotidase SurE: MKQILLTNDDGFDAVGLKALIKALSPLAKLTVVAPAKNKSACGHSLTLDRPLRMINVDDDYYKIDDGTPTDCVFISLNNLFKEGYKPDLVISGINIGSNMGEDITYSGTAAAAMEATLQGIPAIAISQVFNDLPGGIDPKEDFNLAKKAIATIVKKIFKKEFPLEDRKFLNINIPPIHEDDCQGFKITKAGYRIYGNDTHRHLSPRGEEFYWIGLHPLIWEESEKLNCDFEAIKANFISISPIMLDMTSYDDITNLNDWIKE
- a CDS encoding patatin-like phospholipase family protein; protein product: MTKLALCLSGGAARGAFHLGALAFFDEQNIKFEAFSGSSIGSIIAASYASGISPLEQLKIFKSKELKKCIKFNPYLNGLLKIDTTNPLIKELLPIAKIEDIPKPLYICVYDYKNKELIYYDKGDVVNLCIASSALIPLFKPLKFENRKLFDGGLLNNIPVEPLLNKNYKICALDLLPRKERSLQKNYNPINLVKKRIFKTWHLNIDYAIKHTDIYITTNELRETKMFTFDGLDELFKLGYKEASNHLNSFK